The proteins below are encoded in one region of Podarcis raffonei isolate rPodRaf1 chromosome 6, rPodRaf1.pri, whole genome shotgun sequence:
- the OLFML3 gene encoding olfactomedin-like protein 3 yields MAPQHALLLLVIVANAVDGQQHQLMEYMERRLAVLEERITQWHDQSSRYSTELRDFKNKVLSMLESVEKDRETLRSEVENTAVRVDRLEREVDYLETQNPAPPCVEVDDKLMENQVANAKKRKNEKYDKMTDCSDTVSQVKAMKILKRFGSTAGLWTKDPVGNSEKIYVFDGTSNDTVYVFPRTREFTLFSATRKAARIKLPYPWVGTGHLVYGGHLYYIRRHGTFQVIKFSLANKTIVDSSVFPAEEQIPVFGLSSYNYIDLVADEEGIWAIYATQENERNIELAKLDPATLDIEQMWDTPCPRENAESAFVICGALYVVYNTRLPSRSRIQCVFDVSGSMANEDAPLVYFPKRYGSHSSMKYNPKERQIYAWDDGYQLIYRMEMKKKTEV; encoded by the exons ATGGCTCCCCAACATGccttgcttctgctggttatcgTGGCCAATGCCGTTGACGGGCAACAACATCAGTTAATGGAGTACATGGAGAGGAGGCTCGCTGTCTTAGAG GAGCGGATCACGCAGTGGCATGATCAGAGCAGCCGTTACTCCACTGAGCTGAGGGATTTCAAGAACAAGGTTTTGTCCATGCTGGAGTCAGTGGAGAAAGACCGGGAGACACTTCGCTCAGAGGTAGAAAACACTGCAGTGCGAGTGGACCGGCTGGAGCGAGAGGTGGACTACCTTGAAACTCAAAATCCTGCCCCACCCTGTGTGGAGGTGGATGACAAACTAATGGAGAATCAAGTTGCCAATGCCAAGAAGCGCAAGAATGAGAAGTATGACAAAATGACAG ATTGCAGTGACACAGTGTCCCAGGTGAAAGCCATGAAAATCCTAAAGCGGTTTGGCAGCACTGCTGGACTCTGGACTAAAGACCCAGTGGGAAATTCGGAGAAGATCTATGTGTTTGATGGCACTAGCAACGACACCGTGTATGTCTTCCCCAGAACGAGAGAGTTCACGCTCTTCTCTGCTACACGAAAGGCTGCACGCATCAAGCTACCCTATCCATGGGTCGGCACTGGACACTTGGTATATGGGGGCCATCTTTATTATATCCGAAGACACGGCACTTTCCAGGTTATCAAGTTTAGCTTGGCCAACAAGACTATTGTGGATAGTTCAGTTTTCCCTGCCGAGGAGCAGATCCCTGTCTTTGGTCTTTCATCCTATAACTACATTGATCTGGTGGCCGACGAGGAAGGGATCTGGGCTATTTATGCCACACAAGAGAATGAAAGAAACATTGAATTGGCCAAGCTAGACCCTGCAACCCTGGACATTGAGCAAATGTGGGACACACCATGTCCCCGGGAGAATGCAGAGAGCGCTTTTGTCATCTGTGGTGCGCTCTATGTGGTGTACAACACGCGACTGCCCAGCCGGTCTCGTATCCAGTGTGTCTTTGATGTCAGTGGCTCAATGGCAAATGAAGATGCTCCCCTAGTCTACTTCCCCAAGCGGTACGGCTCTCACTCCAGCATGAAGTACAACCCCAAAGAGAGGCAGATCTATGCTTGGGATGATGGCTATCAGCTTATTTACCGCatggagatgaagaagaagaccGAAGTCTGA